CGGGCGGTCCACCGAGGGGCCGCCCACCCGGGCGCCGTCGGCGTCGTACGAGGCCCAGTAGACCTCCTTGCGGCGGGCGTCCGTCGCGACCGCGAACGCGCCGGTCAGGCCCTCGGTGCGGGCCTGGTGGGCGATCGCGTCCAGGGTGCAGACGCCGTGCACGGGCAGGCCGAGCGCGTCGCCGAGGGCGGCGGCGGTGACCAGGCCGACCCGCAGGCCGGTGTACGGGCCGGGGCCGACGCCGACCGCGAGGCCGGTCAGCTCGCGCTTGTCCACCCCCGCGGCGCGCAGCACGTCGGCGATGGTGGGCAGCAGCAGTTCGCCGTGCCGCCGGGCGTCGACCTCGTAGGACTCGGCGAGCACCCGTTCGCCGTCGTGGACGGCGGCGGTGACGGCGGGAGTGGCGGTGTCGAAGGCGAGGAGGAGCACGGGTTCAAGGTTAGAGGGTCCGGCGCGGGGGCCCGCACCGCGCCCGCCCCGGCGGGAACA
The window above is part of the Kitasatospora sp. NA04385 genome. Proteins encoded here:
- the tsaB gene encoding tRNA (adenosine(37)-N6)-threonylcarbamoyltransferase complex dimerization subunit type 1 TsaB, which codes for MLLLAFDTATPAVTAAVHDGERVLAESYEVDARRHGELLLPTIADVLRAAGVDKRELTGLAVGVGPGPYTGLRVGLVTAAALGDALGLPVHGVCTLDAIAHQARTEGLTGAFAVATDARRKEVYWASYDADGARVGGPSVDRPAEIGPGDRTVGAGALLYGLPAASGPEHVSAGALADFAVRELAAGRELLPNAPLYLRRPDAQVPAGYKAVLPA